In Candidatus Moanabacter tarae, the genomic stretch TCGATCCCCCGTGGGATACTTATTCTCATAACGGGCACTATTCTACTAGATCAGACGATCTAGGGTTCCTAGAGAATCGTTCCTTCTAGAGAGAGCTTTTCGTGAAACGCACTCATAAGTTGCTGGGTAAGAATACCCGGACGTCCACTACCAATCTTCCTTCCATCGATTTCAGTGACTGGGATGATTTCGGCAGCAGTTCCTGTCAAAAAACACTCATCTGCAATCCAAAGGTCATATCGAGTCAATTCACTCTCGGTAAGATCCAATCCCTTCTCCTGTGCGATTGCGAACGTAACATCTCTTGTAATTCCTTTAAGGGCTCCAGCACTGGTCGGAGGCGTTAAAATATCCCTTCCCTTCACTATGTAGATGTTGTCACCAGTACACTCAGCTACGTATCCTTGATCATTCAACATGAGGGCTTCCATATAACCCTGGTTTATTGCTTCTAGCTTTGCCAAAATATTGTTAAGGTAATTCAATGACTTGATCATTGGAGGCAAAGCGGCCGGATTTACCCTTCGTGTCGGCACGG encodes the following:
- the ilvE_2 gene encoding Branched-chain-amino-acid aminotransferase, with the translated sequence MKIYITGELVEEADAKISVFDHGFLYGDGIFEGIRVYNKCVFKLEEHLERLEYSAKAIMFDMPWSRREISDAVCETCRANNIIDGYVRLCATRGRGTLGLNPKVCEDPQLIVIAGTIQLYPEDYYTEGLKIITVPTRRVNPAALPPMIKSLNYLNNILAKLEAINQGYMEALMLNDQGYVAECTGDNIYIVKGRDILTPPTSAGALKGITRDVTFAIAQEKGLDLTESELTRYDLWIADECFLTGTAAEIIPVTEIDGRKIGSGRPGILTQQLMSAFHEKLSLEGTIL